GCTTTCTGGCCGCCCCCAGGGCAATGACCAGCCATGGCAGCCAGGCCGGGCTGGCCATTGTTAGCTCATTCCACAGCCAGCCAATACGCTTCATGCTGAAGAGCAATCCCGGACGCATGATCGGCGGATTGCTGGCATGAGATGCGCCGAGCGCGATCGGAGGGTCTTCTAGAAAAACAAAGTATCCAATCACTGCCACAAGCATTGCGGCGCTGATCGCCGCTGGCGTCAGTGTGCGTCGCATCCACCCGCGCCATCCCCTGCCAACGCCAAGCTCCAGCGTCAGGACAACAAGCGCCGGTCCCAGCGTGGCGACATAGAGATGGAAGAGGCAGCCTGTAGCAAAGACGACTGCAGCAAAGAGCAGCAGGCGTCGGTCAGCGGCCTCGCTGCTGGCGGGAGTTTCTAGATAGCGAGCCGCCGGCAAACACACAGCCGTCATCGCCGTCATCGCCGCAGTATAGTTTTCTACGTAGCCCGCGAACAGTTGCAAGGCCGGCGTTCCAACAAACAAGGCAAGGCCCAGCAGTTGCTCGCCCAGCGGACGATTGCACAAGAAGCGCCACAGAACGAGAGCCCAGGGTACAAAGAATAACAGGCTCAGCGCAGCGTAGCTATTTTCGACGCTGCAGGACCAGCGTGCATAGCACCACAGATATAGCTTCGAGCGCAGAAAGTACTCAAGCAATTCATCGAGGCTGTCCAGGTAGCCCAGAGTCCTGGACCACAATTCGAGGTGTTCAACAATCAGCAGGCTATCGCCCAGTCCGCGAGGCGGCGGCAGGAAGAGTCGCATGCGCAGCAGGAAAAGCAATCCGGCCAGAGCTACGAAGAGCAGGGCCGCCGCCAGTCTTTGCCAGCGAAGCGGAAGTATTTGATGAGCAAGTTGAGTAAGCCGCTTGATTCGATCCGCAAATCGCGTCGAGAGCAGCGCTGCCAGTCCGGTCAGCAGGGCCAGAGCGATCAAGCCGGCCGGGGCCACGCTGGCAAAGGCCCAAAGCGAGTCCCAGTTCTGCTGAGCCGCCAGCCTGGCGGACAGCGCGATCCAGAGGGCCGCCCACAGTAAGGCACGGCTGGCGTCCGGGGCCCGCGCCGTTTGCCTCAAGCTTCGCCCTGTCCGAGATCAATCTCCACCAGCGGACTGCTCTGCAACAGCGACTGGCGTCGCTCGTTCCAGGACTTTTCATAGTCCATCATGATTTCGCGGGCTGGCCATTCCTCCAGCAACTGACGCATGACCTTGTTCTGACGCATTAACTCCTTCAGTTGTCCGCGCTTTACGATTCGCCCTGCCATGATCGGGAGACTCGTTCGACCTCCTCTTGCGTCGAGAAATTTCCGAGCGCTCAGCGAAGCTTGCGGAAGCGCAGATAATAGGCGGGGCGCTTCAGGCCGGTCATGCTCTCGAAGCGCGTTGGGCCCAGGTCCTCCGGACGTAGCCGTCGAAAGCCGGGCGGATCAAACTCCGGCTCAAAGGCGGCGCAGCGGCGAAAGAGCGCCAGCATGCGACGGGCGTAGGGCGCATAGTCGGTCGCCAGGTGGACCCGGCCGCCAGATCGCAATAGCCGGCTTGCTTTGTCGGCAAAGTCGCCGCGGACCAAGCGGTGTTTCCAGTGCCTTCGTTTGGGCCAGGGATCGGGAAAGTTAACGATCATCCAATCAAAGCTTTCTGGCGGCAGCAGCTCTTCGAGGAACCAGTTGAGATTGATCGGCAAGATGCGCAGCCAGCGCGCCGGGCCTGGCAGGCGCGCCAGATCGCGCAATGTGCGGCGGATGCGGTCGCCCTTGATCTCGATGGCCAGGTAGTCATCTTCGGGGCGTCGACGCAGCCAATCGCAGAGAAACTCGCCCCAGCCTGCGCCCAGCTCCAGCACTCGCTGCCGCGGCCGATCGTTGCGAAAAAGCTGGGCCGGCTCGATCGCATGCAGGGCTTCGGGGCGCAGGACGCCTGGCAAATCATGGACCGGCCTTGCTCGCGAGGCAATGGCAAACAGTCGGGCCTGCAGCTCTGTCTGCGGAATAGTTGACATGGAGTAAACGCGAACGGACTGTTCTGCGCACGCAGCCTGAGAGCCGCATTGCGCCGCGCCGACATTCGGACCACGCCGCACAAGGGCCTCGCTGTGCGAGCTGATTTCTGATGCGCATCAAATTCTGGGGAGTCCGCGCCTCCGTGCCGCGCCCGCTCAGTGCTGCGGAGTTCCGCCGACGCCTGGAGTCGGCGCTGGAGCTGATGCGCGCTTCCGGCCATTTGCCGGAAGATGTCGAAGTATGGCTGCAATCCGCGCCGCTTGAACTGGCGCAGCTACTGGGCGGGGAAACCAGCTGCATCGAGCTGGAAAGCGACGGCCAACGACTGCTGCTCGATATGGGTACCGGCGCGCGCAGTCTTGGATATGACCTGTTCAATCGCGGGATCAAGGGCGACTTCCATGTTTTGATCAGCAGCAGTCGCTGGGAGCACATCCAGGGATGGCCGTTTTTTGGTCCGGGCTATGTGCCCGGCAACCACATCCACTTCTTCAGCCTGAACTCCTCCGCGCCGGACGCCTTTCGTCGCCAGCAACACTTTGATCACTTCCCGGTCGGATTTGAAGAGACGATGTCGACCAAGAGCTTTCATCCGCTGGTCGAAGGCGAGCTGCAGGCGATCGGCGCCTTTCAAGTGCGCGCGCTTGCTTCGCAAGCTGCAGCGCCGGATTGCGCCTGGCGCATCGAAAGTAACAATGCCGCGGCGCTTTTTGCGTTATCCGGCGCAGCCATGAGTCGCGTCCTTGAAGACCCGGCGCAGTGGATGCAACGCTTGCATTTCGCTGCGGTCGCTTCGGCGCGCCTGAGCGCCGATCAGATCGACCGAGTCGAACTCGATCTACTCTGCCAATTCGCCGCGGCCTTGCGTCAGCATAGCCCGCAGGCTCAGTTGATTCTTTCGCATCATGATGCAATGGCCGAAGATGATTTGCTTCATGGCGAATTGCAGCGCAGTATTGCCGAGCTGGCCCGGCGCGCGGGAATTGAAGCGCAAGCGGCGCGCGAGGGCGCCGAATTCTCCATACTCTGATGGCGATTCAGCGCGTAGCGCGCGACCAGGTGAAATTCAAGTTGAGGAAATAGTTGCTGATCATTGCGATCAGAATCGCTATCGCGTAGTAGGGATGCCTGGCCGTTTCCGCGCTCAACCAGACTTTCAGTGGCGCCAGATTGGTCAGCACTTCATAGATGGCCCATTGCACTGCAGCGCCGATGGAGCTGATGCCGTGAAATACCAGAATGCCTCGCCACAATTGCCTGCCGCGATGACGCCGTTCAAAAAATGTCAAATAGTTGTTAAGTATATAGTTGGATAGTATCGAAAGCTCAATTCCAAGACCCGGCGCCCAGTGCAATTGCTCGTTGAATACCTGCACCGCGCCGAGGCCCATCGCTTCGCCCAGCAGAAAACCAAAGTAGTTGACCAGAACGCCCGTGGCGCCTACCAGCGAATACATGGCGAAGGTCGGCGAGACCACCTTGCCAAATCGCAGATCGTAGAGCGCCAGCAGATAGTTGCGAATTACAGAGCCAGAAAGCTTGGTTTCGCCATGCACGCGCAGACGAAACTGGTAACCGATTTCTATGACCTTCAGGTCCGGGTTGCGGCCAATGAATTCCAGAAGAATCTTGAAGCCGACCGGGTTGATGCGTTCGGCGCATTGCTGGTAAACGGAGCGTCGCACGACAAAAAAGCCGCTCATTGGATCTTTGACTTGAACGGGCAACATCAGGCGGGCCAGGGCGGTGGCCACCCAGCTGACAAAACGGCGGCCGCGCGACCATTTGCCGTAGCTGCCGCCCTGGGCTGCGCGCGAGCCAATCGCCAGGTCATATCCTTGCTCGCGAATTGCCTGGGTCATAGCCGGTAAGATGCTTTCATCGTGCTGCAGGTCGGCGTCCATTACCGCCAGAAGATCGCCGGCAGCAATGCTCATGCCGGCTACAACGGCCGAAGACAGGCCGCGCTCGTTGAGTCTGCGCATTACGCGCAGCGGCGCTCCCTCCGCCGCCAGCGACTCGGCAAGCTGCCAGGTTCGGTCAGGGCTGTTGTCATCGACGACGAGGATTTCGTAGCGCTGACCGCGCAGAGCCTGTGCCAGACGCTGCACCAGCTCCCGCAAGTTGCCGGACTCATTGTAGGTGGGCAGGATGACGCTCAGCAGGGGCGAATCCACAGGCTATCCGCAATCGGACAGCTGCGGCGGGAAGCGCATTTTCTCGCTGCGTGCTGCGCGCTCAGTTTTGAGTTATGCAGAGAACTCTGGCCGACAGCGTTACGCCCGACAGGTTAGCGGTCGAAATGCGCAGCTCCATGTACTGCACTTCATCCTTGTTGGCATTCAAGGTAAAGCCCTGACTGTAATCGATATTGCCAGTGCGGGCAAAGAAATTCCGACCGCTGAGATAGTCGACCCAGTTGACGGTGTCTGCCCCGCCGCAGCGAACGCCATCCGAAGTTGGACAGGTCAGGGCCCCGCCGGTGCTGCAGACCACCGAGTCGGTGGTGGTGCAGGTAGTCTCAGTGGAGGAGGTTGGCAGCAGTTGAAAGTTGGTGCGCGATTTGTCATAAACGAAGCGCATGTCAAGGCGCTGGTAGTTCTGCAGCGTGAGCGACGACGTGATCCGATAGCGGCCGGAGGAAGTAGAACTGGAAGTGCTGGTCGAACCGCTGCTTGAACTGTCGTCGGCGCTGCTTTCTGTTTCCGCCAGGCCGCAACTGGGATTGATATCGGTATCAATGTCCGTTGCGTCGACGTAGATCAAAGAGCCGGAAGGATCGATCAGCGCCAATTCCTCGACTCCAGTATCAGGCTGATTGCAGGCGGCGAAAAACAGGAGCAGGCCGATAGCCCCCGGGGCCAGGCGAAGATGGAGTTTGCTGGAAGGCGTCATCGTGCGACTCCGTGAATCGTGAATGCGTATTGTTACACCCCTCGGCATTGTCGCCCCGCAAAATTGAGCGAGGCCGAAAAAAAAAATGAAAATCCGGAAAGCGGCGGGGCGGATTCTGTCGCATCAGCCCGTGGTCAGGTCGAACGCGAGGCCTGACTCAGATTCAAGAACTCCATACGCGTGCTTTCGCTATCGCGAAACGATCCAAGCATGGCGCTGGTCAGCACCTCTGAGTTTTGCTTTTCCACTCCGCGCATCATCATGCACATGTGCTTGCAGCGAATGACCACGGCGACGCCGTCCGGTTGGAGCAATTCCTGAATGGCTTCAGCAATCTGCGTTGTCATCCGCTCTTGCACCTGCAAGCGGCGAGCAAACATATCGACCACGCGCGCCAGCTTGGAGAGTCCAATGACCCGACCGCGCGGTATGTAACCGATGCAGGCGCGCCCGAAGAAGGGCAGAATATGATGTTCGCAGAGGCTATAGACCTCGATATCGCGAGCGATGACCATTTCTGAGGGGGCGTCGCTGAAGATGGCGCCGTTGACGATTTGCTGCAAGGACATGCGATTGCCGCTGGTCAGAAAATCCAGCGCCTTTGCGTAGCGCGCCGGGGTGCTGAGCAAACCCTCGCGGGCCGGGTCCTCGCCGACGGCGGCCAGCAACTCCCGGGCTGCCTGCTCGGCGCGCGTCAAATCAATGCCGCCAACTGGATTATAGCGCTCGTCGAAGCTCACTGCGATTGCTCCCCCTTCTGCTGATCGTCCTCGTCCGTCTCCCGGGCAATTCGATTGCGCATCTGCGTCAGTCGAATCTCCAGTTCCGAAAAAGAACTGCGCCTGAGGTATAGGCGGTTGAGCAAATCTACGTAGAGCAAACCCTCAGCGCCCATTTCAAATTTGCGGGCCAGCAGCGGAAGTTCTCGTTTTTTGCGCGTATAGGGATTCCAGTAGTGCAGTCGTTCCCTGCTCTGGGCCAGAAAGACGCGACGGTTGCGCAGGAATGCCAGCTGCGAAAAAGCAGGCGCAGGCAAGTTGGCGCCGGCTTGCGGACGCTCGCCGCTGAGTCGCAGGGCGTGCAATTGCCAGCGGCCGGCCCCGCCAGAGTAGACAAAGCCGTCGGCCTCGCCAAGTTTGAGTCGATCAGGGGGCGGCGCTTCGACCTCGAGATCATCTGGCGAGGCGAGAGTGGCGCCCTGCGTCGAAGGAAAGAAGTACGGTCGAGCCACATTTTGCAGCAGCCGCGTCAGCTGCGAACCCTGTCCGGGATAGTAGTAGAGATCATAGTAGCCGGCGGCGCCATAGAAGATCAGCGCGCCGCGCCTGCCGGCGGAAGTTACAGTGTAGATATTTGATAGGTTCCTGTATTTTGGCGGAGTCTGCGCCGGAGTTATTTCTGTTCTGGCCCCGCTGTTCAACGCCAGGACCCAGAGGCTCTTCTCACGCGGGAGGTAGAGCAGCTGTCCGTCGTCGCTGATGGCCGGGGTCAGGTAACAGGGTCCTTCCGGCAAATTCGTTTCGCGGACCGATTGATCGCGGACATCGACCGCCGCCGCCACACATTCGTTGTCCCCGGCAATGGTGGCGGCGGCATACCGGCCGTTAGACGAAAGAGTAAAGTCGCTGATTGGCGCATCGAGGTCAATGTTGTAGGTTCGTTCTTGATCGCGAATATATAGCTCCTCATCCTGCGACCAGGCGGCGACGCGACCGTCGGCGCTGAGCTTCAATATTCGATCGGCGCGCTCTTCATCGAGAGGCTCGGAAAGCTCCTTATTCTTCTCGGTTAGCAGTTCATTGATTTCGCTGAGCGCGTCGGCGCTTTCGCCGGAAGCGCTCATGCGCTCGAGGCGCGCCAGTTTTTCTTCGGCGCGTTCCGAGCAGCCGCCGAGCAGCGTCAGAAGCAGCGCCGCGAGCAGGACTCGCGGGGTATGCTCAAGCATCCGGTCAGCTGACTGCTTCAACGTGCGACGGGAAGGTTTTTTTGCCTTTTGCGCCGCCGGCCAAAGGCCGGTCATTTTTTGTCGCGCCACGAGCGCGATTACCAGAACTGACTGCCAGCCTTAAGCCCGCCTTTGCAACTATGAGTACCAGGAAAACCGCCAGCGTCAAAAAGAAGGCCGCCGCCCAAAAAGGGGGCGCTGGCCCCGCGAAAACCGCAACCCGGAAGCAGGGCAGCCCCGCTGCAGCAGCGGGAGCGCCGGATCTCAAGCTGCCCGAAGCGGACTGGCTGCAGGCGGCGTTTGCCTCGCGCCTATCTGCCGATGCCTTGAGCGTGGCCGACAGCGGCCGCAGCGTCGTCCTTTGTGGCTGGGCCTTTCGCCATCGCGACCAGGGCGGCTGTGTCTTCGTAGATCTGCGCGATCGCAGCGGCTTGATTCAGCTGGTCTTTGATCTTTCCGAGCTGGGCGGATCCTTCGCCGAATCGGAACTGATCCGATCGGAATTTGTCCTCTGCGTGCAGGGCCAGGTGCGCAAGCGCAGCGCTGCCAATATCAATCCGCGATTGAAAAGCGGTCAGATTGAAGTGCTGATCCATCGCTTCGTAATTCTGAATCGCTCCGAAACGCCTCCCTTCAATCTGGATGAGTTCAGCCAGGTCAACGAAGACATTCGCCTGCGCTATCGCTATCTGGATATGCGTCGCGATGATCTGGCCAGGGCGATTTACATGCGCTCGCGATTGAATCAGTACATCCGCCGCTTTCTGGAGGACGAAGGATTTCTAGAAGTTGAAACGCCGGTCTTGAACAAGAGCACTCCGGAGGGGGCGCGGGATTTTCTGGTGCCATCGCGTTTCCAGCCAGGCAAGTTCTATGCATTGCCGCAGTCGCCGCAGCTCTTCAAGCAGATCCTGATGATCGGCGGAATCGAACGCTACTTTCAAATTGTGAAATGCTTTCGCGATGAAGATTTGCGCGCCGATCGCCAGCCTGAATTTACGCAGCTCGATCTGGAGATGAGTTTTGTAAACGAGGATCAGGTCATGGGCGTCATGGAGCGTCTGTGGGCCGGCGCCGCGCGCGAGTTGTTTGGCGTCGAGGTTCCGCTGCCTGCGCCGCGAATGCCCTATCGCGAGGCCATGGAGCGTTACGGCTCGGACAAGCCCGACCTGCGCTTTGAACTGCCGCTGGTCGATGTCGCCGAAATCGCAGCACAGTGCCAGTTTCAAGTATTCCAGCAGGCCCTTGCGGCCCACGGGCGCGTTAAGGCGCTGGCTGTCCCCGGCGGCGCCCGGCTCTCGCGCAAAGAGATTGAGGATCTTGGCGCATGGCTGGCTCAGGATTTTGGCGCAAAGGGACTGGCCTGGCTGAAGCATGAAGAGGACGGCTTGAAATCGGCGATCGCCAAATTTTTCAGCGAGGACCAGTTGCGTAAACTTTCGACGCTGCTGAAAACCGCGCCGGGCGACATTGTCTTTTTTGGCGCGGGTCGCGAGGATATTGTACATGCCACGCTTGGCGCTCTGCGGCTGCGGATGGCCAGAGAGATGAAGCTGATTCCAGCCGATCGCTGGGCCTTTGTCTGGGTCACGGATTTTCCGCTTTTCGAACGCGACCACGATAGCGGCGCATTGAATAGCGTACATCATCCTTTTACGGCGCCGCATCCCGAGGACATGCGATTGCTCCAGGATGCGGATTTGTTTGGCAAGCAGGGCCACAAGATTCGATCTCGAGCCTATGACCTGGCGCTCAATGGCGTGGAAATCGGCGGGGGCTCGATTCGTATTCATGATAGCAAGATGCAGGCCGACGTCTTTCAGGCCCTGGGGATTTCGGAGGAGGAGGCGCGCGATCGCTTTGGATTTTTCCTGGATGCACTGCACTTCGGCGCGCCGCCGCACGGCGGTATTGCCTTTGGCCTCGACCGGATTCTGATGCTGTTTCTCGGACGCGAATCGATTCGAGACGTGATCGCCTTTCCCAAGACGCAAAAAGGACAGTGTCTGATGTCCGAAAGCCCCTCCACCGTTGCTCCGGAGCAATTGCGCGAGTTGCGGATTCGCACACTGCATGCCGAGGGCAAGCCAGGCTGAGCGGATTTTTGTTGGCGAAGCGCAGTGCGTCTCTCAGGATGTAGCCTGCGGGCCAGGTAGCGTGCAGTTCGATTTTGTCAGCAAGGAACTGTTTCAGGCCATTTGCGGCGTGGCCGACCGCGGTATTGCGCCGCTGGAGCAAATGCTGGGCGTGCAGCTCATTCCTCGCGGGCAGTCCTTCCATCTGCAAGGCGAAGCGCCGGCGCGCCTGGAATTTGCACTGGCATTCTTTCGGGCGGTCCAGGAACGATACCAGCATGGCGGCAGCCAGGCGCCGGACGATTTTGACCTTGGCTACTTGTTCCAGCAGATGAAAAAGCGAGCCGACCTGCACATTGCCGGAGGCGGGGAATTCCTGCCGGAAACAATCTTTACCGCCTTTAGCGGCCGTCCAATCCAGACGCGCACGCGGCGGCAAAACGAATATGTGCATTCGATTCTGGGAAACCCTATCACGCTCTGTCTGGGTCCCGCTGGCAGCGGCAAGACTTTTCTAAGCATCGCCGCCGCCTGTCGCCTGTTGCAACAGGGCGAGCACGATCGCCTGGTCATCACTCGACCGGCGGTCGAGGCCGGCGAATCGCTGGGCTTCTTGCCCGGCGACCTGGCGCAGAAGGTCGAGCCCTACCTGCGTCCAATTTACGATGCGCTCTACGAGTGCATGGGATTTGAAAAGGTCAACGACTTGATGAGCGCCAGGCGCATCGAGATTGCTCCGCTGGCCTATATGCGCGGACGTACGCTAAATGAATCGATCATTATTCTGGACGAGGGTCAGAACTGCACCTTGCCTCAACTGAAAATGTTTCTGACTCGCCTTGGTCGCAATTCGCGCATCTGTCTGAGCGGCGACGTGACGCAAATCGATTTGCCGCCTGGCAAGTCCGGACTTTTGCGCGCTGTGCGTTTGTTGCGTCCCATTGACGGCGTCGGCGTAATTGAATTCCAATCCGAAGATATCATCCGTAATCCGCTGGTAGAACGCATCGTTCGCGCCTTTGAAGTAGTCAATGATCAGGGCGCACTGGGGCCTCAATGATGGACGCGCAGGAAGATTGGTTTACGCGGATTACTGCCAGGCTGGCCGTCTTGCTGACGGTGGAGCGGCCGCTGTACTGGGTCCGCCGCATGCAGATTGTTCTTCTGGCGCTGACGGTTATTATGGTCACAGCGGCGCTATCCTATCCAAACCTGCGGCAACCCAATGTCGATCTGGCTGCCGGCGGCGAGTGGGATGCCGGTCGAAATGCTCCGGCCGATTTCATCGCCGACACAGAAATAGAATTTGTATTACAAGATCAGTACCAGCGCGCCGCAGAAGATGCCGCCGGTCGCGAACCGTTGCGCTTTACGCGGGATTTTGGCATCCTCTCCGGCCAGCCGGACGATGAGGAAAAGATCAGCTATCCGCAGCTGTTTCAGGAGGACATGGATGCGGTGCAGGGCTGTCGCAACAATGCGCCTTCGCTGGCGGCGGTAGAAAGCTGCGCGCGCGAAAAGGCGCCGCGTCTGCGGCGTCTGGGCGCCGAAGAATTGCGCAGCGTACTCACCCTGCGTCC
This genomic stretch from Leptospirales bacterium harbors:
- a CDS encoding glycosyltransferase family 2 protein, producing the protein MDSPLLSVILPTYNESGNLRELVQRLAQALRGQRYEILVVDDNSPDRTWQLAESLAAEGAPLRVMRRLNERGLSSAVVAGMSIAAGDLLAVMDADLQHDESILPAMTQAIREQGYDLAIGSRAAQGGSYGKWSRGRRFVSWVATALARLMLPVQVKDPMSGFFVVRRSVYQQCAERINPVGFKILLEFIGRNPDLKVIEIGYQFRLRVHGETKLSGSVIRNYLLALYDLRFGKVVSPTFAMYSLVGATGVLVNYFGFLLGEAMGLGAVQVFNEQLHWAPGLGIELSILSNYILNNYLTFFERRHRGRQLWRGILVFHGISSIGAAVQWAIYEVLTNLAPLKVWLSAETARHPYYAIAILIAMISNYFLNLNFTWSRATR
- the folE gene encoding GTP cyclohydrolase I FolE; protein product: MTRAEQAARELLAAVGEDPAREGLLSTPARYAKALDFLTSGNRMSLQQIVNGAIFSDAPSEMVIARDIEVYSLCEHHILPFFGRACIGYIPRGRVIGLSKLARVVDMFARRLQVQERMTTQIAEAIQELLQPDGVAVVIRCKHMCMMMRGVEKQNSEVLTSAMLGSFRDSESTRMEFLNLSQASRST
- the aspS gene encoding aspartate--tRNA ligase, yielding MSTRKTASVKKKAAAQKGGAGPAKTATRKQGSPAAAAGAPDLKLPEADWLQAAFASRLSADALSVADSGRSVVLCGWAFRHRDQGGCVFVDLRDRSGLIQLVFDLSELGGSFAESELIRSEFVLCVQGQVRKRSAANINPRLKSGQIEVLIHRFVILNRSETPPFNLDEFSQVNEDIRLRYRYLDMRRDDLARAIYMRSRLNQYIRRFLEDEGFLEVETPVLNKSTPEGARDFLVPSRFQPGKFYALPQSPQLFKQILMIGGIERYFQIVKCFRDEDLRADRQPEFTQLDLEMSFVNEDQVMGVMERLWAGAARELFGVEVPLPAPRMPYREAMERYGSDKPDLRFELPLVDVAEIAAQCQFQVFQQALAAHGRVKALAVPGGARLSRKEIEDLGAWLAQDFGAKGLAWLKHEEDGLKSAIAKFFSEDQLRKLSTLLKTAPGDIVFFGAGREDIVHATLGALRLRMAREMKLIPADRWAFVWVTDFPLFERDHDSGALNSVHHPFTAPHPEDMRLLQDADLFGKQGHKIRSRAYDLALNGVEIGGGSIRIHDSKMQADVFQALGISEEEARDRFGFFLDALHFGAPPHGGIAFGLDRILMLFLGRESIRDVIAFPKTQKGQCLMSESPSTVAPEQLRELRIRTLHAEGKPG
- a CDS encoding PhoH family protein, which codes for MPRASQAERIFVGEAQCVSQDVACGPGSVQFDFVSKELFQAICGVADRGIAPLEQMLGVQLIPRGQSFHLQGEAPARLEFALAFFRAVQERYQHGGSQAPDDFDLGYLFQQMKKRADLHIAGGGEFLPETIFTAFSGRPIQTRTRRQNEYVHSILGNPITLCLGPAGSGKTFLSIAAACRLLQQGEHDRLVITRPAVEAGESLGFLPGDLAQKVEPYLRPIYDALYECMGFEKVNDLMSARRIEIAPLAYMRGRTLNESIIILDEGQNCTLPQLKMFLTRLGRNSRICLSGDVTQIDLPPGKSGLLRAVRLLRPIDGVGVIEFQSEDIIRNPLVERIVRAFEVVNDQGALGPQ